A genomic segment from Triticum dicoccoides isolate Atlit2015 ecotype Zavitan chromosome 1A, WEW_v2.0, whole genome shotgun sequence encodes:
- the LOC119358227 gene encoding G-type lectin S-receptor-like serine/threonine-protein kinase At2g19130 has translation MHPFYILLLGLLLLPTSCCSSSAPTNDTLMAGRVLTVGDKLISRNGKFALGFFQPAASTSSKSSNNSWYLGIWFNKIPVFTTVWVANREEPIAHPDINSTQLKISRDGNLVIVVKHVDAGTESLVWSTHTVNRTQTSSINTTTTSAAVLLNTGNLAVKVIDSPSSDLPLWQSFDYPADVVLPGAKLGWNKVTGLNRHIISKKSLVDLSLGSYSLGLDTTGLAILERRKNPAVVFWHWASSKTLSMSIIPVLKTILDMDPRTRGIKFKSCGFLAIYYGNQDSAAGIIAFRYTDLVCATKNFSEKIGGGGFGSVYKGVLSDAKTTIAVKRLDGAHQGEKQFRAEVSSVGLIQHINLVKLIGFCCEGDHRLLVYEHMLNGSLDGHLFKKRNDATAVLNWNNRYQIALGVAKGLSYLHQSCHKCIIHCDIKPGNILLDASFAPKVADFGLAAFVGRDFSRVLTTIRGTAGYLAPEWLSGVAITPKIDVYSFGMVLLEIISGRRNSSLETSYYTSSSSSYHNAEYFPVQAISKLHGGDVKSLVDPQLHGDFNLEEAERVCKVACWCIQDNEFDRPTMGEVVRVLEGLQKIDMPPMLRLLAALIEH, from the exons ATGCATCCCTTCTACATATTATTACTTGGGCTTCTCCTTTTGCCCACATCTTGCTGCTCCTCATCAGCACCCACAAATGATACTCTCATGGCAGGCCGAGTACTCACCGTCGGCGATAAGCTCATCTCAAGAAACGGCAAGTTCGCGCTCGGATTCTTCCAGCCAGCAGCAAGCACCAGCAGTAAGTCGTCCAATAACAGCTGGTACCTTGGCATATGGTTCAATAAGATTCCAGTTTTCACTACTGTGTGGGTTGCTAATAGGGAGGAGCCGATCGCCCACCCCGACATTAACTCAACACAGCTCAAGATCTCAAGAGACGGCAATCTTGTCATTGTCGTAAAACATGTTGATGCTGGCACTGAATCCCTTGTTTGGTCCACTCACACCGTCAATAGGACACAAACTAGCAGCATAAACACCACCACCACTAGTGccgccgttctcttgaacactggaAACCTTGCTGTCAAAGTCATAGATAGCCCATCATCTGACCTACCGTTGTGGCAGAGCTTCGACTACCCAGCAGATGTTGTGCTTCCTGGCGCCAAGCTTGGCTGGAACAAGGTTACAGGTTTGAATCGCCATATCATCTCAAAGAAGAGCCTTGTTGATCTGAGTCTTGGCTCATACAGCCTTGGACTAGACACAACCGGCCTCGCCATCCTCGAGCGTCGGAAAAACCCTGCTGTAGTGTTTTGGCATTGGGCATCCTCCAAAACATTGTCAATGAGTATTATACCAGTGCTCAAGACCATTCTAGATATGGATCCACGGACCAGAG GGATCAAATTCAAGTCATGTGGTTTCCTGGCGATATACTACGGCAATCAAGATAGTGCTGCTGGAATTATAGCCTTTAGATACACTGATTTAGTTTGTGCTACTAAAAACTTCTCGGAAAAGATCGGAGGAGGGGGTTTTGGTTCAGTATACAAGGGAGTGTTAAGTGACGCAAAGACTACTATAGCTGTCAAAAGGCTTGATGGTGCCCATCAAGGAGAGAAGCAGTTCAGGGCTGAGGTGAGCTCAGTTGGACTGATCCAACATATCAACCTAGTAAAACTGATTGGTTTCTGCTGCGAAGGTGATCACAGGTTACTTGTGTATGAACATATGTTAAATGGGTCTCTTGATGGTCATCTATTTAAGAAGAGAAATGATGCCACCGCTGTCCTAAATTGGAACAATAGATATCAAATAGCCCTAGGAGTTGCCAAAGGATTGTCCTACTTACATCAGAGTTGTCACAAATGCATCATACATTGTGACATTAAGCCAGGAAACATACTATTGGATGCATCATTTGCTCCAAAAGTTGCAGACTTTGGGTTGGCAGCGTTTGTGGGAAGGGATTTTAGCCGAGTTTTGACTACGATCAGGGGCACTGCGGGTTATCTTGCCCCAGAGTGGCTTAGTGGAGTTGCAATCACACCAAAGATCGACGTTTACAGCTTCGGCATGGTACTGCTGGAAATCATATCGGGAAGGAGGAATTCCTCACTTGAAACATCATACTAcactagcagcagcagcagttaCCACAATGCCGAATATTTCCCTGTGCAGGCCATCAGCAAGCTTCACGGCGGAGATGTGAAGAGTTTGGTGGATCCACAATTACATGGTGACTTCAATTTGGAAGAGGCTGAAAGAGTTTGCAAAGTTGCGTGCTGGTGCATCCAAGATAATGAGTTTGATCGGCCGACTATGGGTGAAGTGGTCCGGGTTCTCGAGGGTCTGCAGAAGATTGATATGCCCCCCATGCTAAGGCTACTTGCAGCTCTAATAGAACACTGA
- the LOC119358237 gene encoding probable leucine-rich repeat receptor-like protein kinase At2g28990 isoform X1 gives MFIDHYMFRWNIVRSFFQFATKFSKKKRSYASPSCGTTIPEPMNSVNIYYIYYGSLHVLLEQGQFGVVYFGYLKDGTPVAVKTRLESSSHGVNEFLAEALHLIRVHHRNLVNLVSHYKDGHHSTLVYEYKLLICIALSCNKCVDTYKQRGAPEAREGMAALEVVPRRGQGRDMQQ, from the exons ATGTTTATAGATCACTACATGTTCCGTTGGAACATTGTGAGGTCCTTTTTCCA GTTTGCTACTAAATTCTCAAAAAAGAAACGTTCTTATGCATCACCATCATGTGGAACCACGATACCTGAACCAATGAACTCAGTGAACATTTATTATATTTATTATGGATCATTACATGTTCTGCTGGAACAAG GTCAGTTTGGAGTAGTCTATTTTGGCTACTTGAAAGATGGAACCCCAGTTGCAGTCAAAACACGCTTAGAATCATCATCTCATGGGGTTAATGAGTTCTTGGCAGAG GCTCTACATCTAATAAGAGTTCATCACAGGAACTTGGTCAATCTGGTTAGCCACTACAAGGATGGACACCACTCAACTCTTGTCTACGAGTATAAATTGCTAATTTGCATTGCTCTTTCGTGCAACAAGTGCGTTGATACTTACAAACAACGAG GAGCACCGGAAGCGAGGGAGGGCATGGCTGCACTGGAGGTTGTCCCAAGGCGAGGGCAGGGCAGAGACATGCAACAATGA
- the LOC119358237 gene encoding putative leucine-rich repeat receptor-like protein kinase At2g19210 isoform X2 produces the protein MFIDHYMFRWNIVRFATKFSKKKRSYASPSCGTTIPEPMNSVNIYYIYYGSLHVLLEQGQFGVVYFGYLKDGTPVAVKTRLESSSHGVNEFLAEALHLIRVHHRNLVNLVSHYKDGHHSTLVYEYKLLICIALSCNKCVDTYKQRGAPEAREGMAALEVVPRRGQGRDMQQ, from the exons ATGTTTATAGATCACTACATGTTCCGTTGGAACATTGTGAG GTTTGCTACTAAATTCTCAAAAAAGAAACGTTCTTATGCATCACCATCATGTGGAACCACGATACCTGAACCAATGAACTCAGTGAACATTTATTATATTTATTATGGATCATTACATGTTCTGCTGGAACAAG GTCAGTTTGGAGTAGTCTATTTTGGCTACTTGAAAGATGGAACCCCAGTTGCAGTCAAAACACGCTTAGAATCATCATCTCATGGGGTTAATGAGTTCTTGGCAGAG GCTCTACATCTAATAAGAGTTCATCACAGGAACTTGGTCAATCTGGTTAGCCACTACAAGGATGGACACCACTCAACTCTTGTCTACGAGTATAAATTGCTAATTTGCATTGCTCTTTCGTGCAACAAGTGCGTTGATACTTACAAACAACGAG GAGCACCGGAAGCGAGGGAGGGCATGGCTGCACTGGAGGTTGTCCCAAGGCGAGGGCAGGGCAGAGACATGCAACAATGA